The following coding sequences lie in one Arachis hypogaea cultivar Tifrunner chromosome 4, arahy.Tifrunner.gnm2.J5K5, whole genome shotgun sequence genomic window:
- the LOC112797553 gene encoding uncharacterized protein isoform X1, producing the protein MLSLFPFSRIMLRYALLQIPNSVPHSALGLCFPSTSSLHSHSQPQSLDEAVDSFTRMLFMCRPPSILQFPKILGSLAKTNHCPTAISLFQQLQSRKMEKKREIVELYRERLDNTLASPHMTNYHMLKNLVQTQLLHSSKQQGRTEFGFQRWEWLMVDEVQNDQTATA; encoded by the exons ATGTTGTCATTGTTCCCATTCTCACGAATCATGTTAAGGTACGCTCTTCTTCAAATCCCAAATTCTGTTCCTCATTCCGCTCTCGGTCTTTGCTTCCCTTCAACTTCATCCCTACACTCTCACTCTCAGCCCCAATCGCTTGATGAAGCTGTTGATTCCTTCACTCGCATGCTCTTTATGTGTCGCCCTCCATCCATCCTTCAATTCCCCAAGATTTTGGGATCTCTTGCCAAGACCAACCATTGCCCCACCGCCATTTCCCTTTTTCAGCAATTGCAATCCAGG aagatggagaagaaaagagagattGTGGAGCTGTATAGGGAGAGGCTGGACAACACTCTTGCCTCACCTCATATGACAAATTATCACATGCTCAAAAACCTTGTTCAGACTCAACTCTTGCATTCTTCAAAACAACAAG GAAGGACTGAGTTTGGTTTTCAGAGGTGGGAATGGCTGATGGTTGATGAAGTACAAAATGATCAAACTGCAACtgcttaa
- the LOC112797553 gene encoding uncharacterized protein isoform X2: MLSLFPFSRIMLRYALLQIPNSVPHSALGLCFPSTSSLHSHSQPQSLDEAVDSFTRMLFMCRPPSILQFPKILGSLAKTNHCPTAISLFQQLQSRMEKKREIVELYRERLDNTLASPHMTNYHMLKNLVQTQLLHSSKQQGRTEFGFQRWEWLMVDEVQNDQTATA; this comes from the exons ATGTTGTCATTGTTCCCATTCTCACGAATCATGTTAAGGTACGCTCTTCTTCAAATCCCAAATTCTGTTCCTCATTCCGCTCTCGGTCTTTGCTTCCCTTCAACTTCATCCCTACACTCTCACTCTCAGCCCCAATCGCTTGATGAAGCTGTTGATTCCTTCACTCGCATGCTCTTTATGTGTCGCCCTCCATCCATCCTTCAATTCCCCAAGATTTTGGGATCTCTTGCCAAGACCAACCATTGCCCCACCGCCATTTCCCTTTTTCAGCAATTGCAATCCAGG atggagaagaaaagagagattGTGGAGCTGTATAGGGAGAGGCTGGACAACACTCTTGCCTCACCTCATATGACAAATTATCACATGCTCAAAAACCTTGTTCAGACTCAACTCTTGCATTCTTCAAAACAACAAG GAAGGACTGAGTTTGGTTTTCAGAGGTGGGAATGGCTGATGGTTGATGAAGTACAAAATGATCAAACTGCAACtgcttaa